ACCTACCAGGCCGCCGCCATGCCGGCGGCTCGCAGCACCTTCGCCGGCTTTGCCCGGTCTCGCGCCGGGCTCATCGCGTACGACCGGCGGCAGTTCAAGGAGGCCCGGAACTACCTCTCGGCTGCCTGGAACACCTTCGCCGGCACCGACCGCCAGGGGCGCCCGAAGGCGTACACGTGGGTGCCGCTGAGCGACGGGACCGGCTGGGAGAAGCTCCCGGTGACCAAGGCCATCGGCGGGCCGCTCGACAGCATGAGCCGCAGCGACTTCTGGTATCGGTTCATGGAGTTCTTCGTGATGCTGGCCGGCAACAGCCCGTGGTTGGGCGTGGTGCTGCTGGCTGTGGTCAGCCGCGTCATCATCTGGCCGCTGACCAAGAAGCAGTTGGCCTCCGCCGAAGCCATGAAGCGCCTGCAGCCGCAGATCAAGGCTCTGCAGGAACGCTATGTGGATGACAAGCAGAAGTTCCAGGAGGAGTTCTGGCGGCTCTGCCAGGCCAACGGCGTCAACCCGCTGGGTGGCTGCCTGCCGATGCTGATCCAGATGCCCGTGCTGATCTTCCTGTACAAGGGCATTCGCGAGTACATCGTGCAGTTCGATGGACACAGCTTCCTGTGGGTCAAGAACCTGGCCGCCCCCGACCTGCCGCTGCTGGTGCTGTACACGCTGAGCATGATCCTGTTCCAGAAGATGACCCAGAAGCTGCAGCCGACGCCGACGATGAACGCCCAGCAGGCGCAGCAGCAGCAGATGATGACGTACATGATGCCGGCGATGTTCTTCTTCATGTTCCAGTCCTTCCCGGCGGCATTCCTGCTGTACTGGGTGGCGACGAACGTCGTCTACTTCGTCCAGCAGTACGCGTACACCGCCGCGATGGCCCGGAAGGAGCGGGCGGGTGAGACCGAGAGCCTCACCCCCACCACTCCCAAGGAAGGCGGCTTCGCGGGGGCCATGACGCGGATGATGGCGCAGAAGTCAGAGGCCGAGACCAAGAAGTCGGCGACGGACGACAAGCAGAGCTTCCACGAGAAGCAGGCGCAGGCCCAGGGCAAGAAGACCGCCAAGCCGGCTGACAAGCCGGGCGGCAAGCAGCGACCCAAGAAATGAACCTGAGCGCCCGGTGCGGCCACCGCCGCCCGGGTGCGGACGATAAGGGGGTCCTACCCCAGTGCAGACGGCAGTGGCGACCGGCAAGACGCTCCAGGAGGCCCAGGCGGCGGCTCTCGCCGAGTTGGGCGCCCCGGCGGATGACGTGCAGTTCGAGGTCCTAGAGGAGCCCCGCAAGGTGCTCGGCTTCTCCACGGGTGAGTACAAGGTCCAGGCGACCCTCAAGTCGCCCGACGGCGCGAGCGCCGAAGAGGCCCCGGCGGAAGAAACGCTCGGCGCCCCGCCGGTGCAGCCCATCACCGACCTGGCGGCCGGTGGCGGCGACCCGACCCAGCAGATCATCGCCCAACGTGCGGTGGAGTTCCTCGAGGAGACCACCCGCCTCATGGGCCTGACGACTGATGTGGTGGTGGTCGCGCAGGAGCCGGGCGAAGTCAGCGTGGAGATCCGCGGCCAGGGCCTCGGCATGCTGATCGGCCGGCATGGTGCGACGCTGGACGCGCTGCAGATGCTGGCTGCCGTGGTCGCCAACAGCGGCTTCGACCATGGCGCGCGCGTCGTGGTGGATGCGGAGAAGTACCGCGAGCGCCGCCGTGAGCTGCTCGTCGAGATGGCCCAGCAGCAGGCTGACAAGGCTAAGGAGAGCCAGCAGGAGGTCGTCATCCCCGACCTGAAGCCCTTCGAGCGCCGCATTATCCACCTGGCGCTCAAGGACGATCCGGAGGTCGAGACGTATAGCGAGGGCGAGGGCGACGACCGCTGCATCGTGATCTCACCGCGCAACGCGTAACGCCCTGTCCCCCCTCTTCCCCCCTTCTGTAGAGCTCACTCGCCCAGGCTTAGCCTGGGCGAGTTTCGTTTCGGGGGGCCATCGGTCGAAGTGGTGGTGCTAGTCGACGAAGATATCCACCGGGCGTCCGGCCATCGCCTTGGCGTGCCCGTCCATGAAGACGACGTTCGTGAAGCTCCACTTGGGCATGCCATGCAGGAATGGTGCGTTCTGGTTCCAGTAGAAGGCCCCGAACACGTCGCTCCACATCCACAGCCCCGGGTCCGAACTCATCGTCAACTGGCGCGGCGGGTGGCGTGTGAGGAAGGGGCCGGTGTGGGCGTGGATGCCGTACATGGACCAGAAGTAGTACCCGATGTTACCCGCGCTCCAGTTGGCGGGCGTGGGCTCCAGCAGGGCGTTATAGGGGACCAGCCCGGAGATCGAGGGGCAGTAGAGGATCTGGCTGTTCTTCACGTACGGAAGCAGGCCGCTGACGACGTCGAGCAGGGGGTTGCCCTGGGTGGCGCCCACCGG
This region of bacterium genomic DNA includes:
- a CDS encoding YidC/Oxa1 family membrane protein insertase — its product is CLAVWCAASLSVAAPAAGLPSQEGLPPELVIAPQPALAEQLQVLQGLRTWSEANRPKGGGFLDGLARMFTKSSQPESVQAQWLVQTPDLFRGRLVEVSGLYQAASAEVATLQTEAGPIRLSLPQGVDIRGISTSSPQGLPVSVTGTIESAGSIPQVRVSVIKPSDWLVLLRIGRLQELLTQPEAAEKTYQAAAMPAARSTFAGFARSRAGLIAYDRRQFKEARNYLSAAWNTFAGTDRQGRPKAYTWVPLSDGTGWEKLPVTKAIGGPLDSMSRSDFWYRFMEFFVMLAGNSPWLGVVLLAVVSRVIIWPLTKKQLASAEAMKRLQPQIKALQERYVDDKQKFQEEFWRLCQANGVNPLGGCLPMLIQMPVLIFLYKGIREYIVQFDGHSFLWVKNLAAPDLPLLVLYTLSMILFQKMTQKLQPTPTMNAQQAQQQQMMTYMMPAMFFFMFQSFPAAFLLYWVATNVVYFVQQYAYTAAMARKERAGETESLTPTTPKEGGFAGAMTRMMAQKSEAETKKSATDDKQSFHEKQAQAQGKKTAKPADKPGGKQRPKK
- a CDS encoding Jag N-terminal domain-containing protein, translating into MQTAVATGKTLQEAQAAALAELGAPADDVQFEVLEEPRKVLGFSTGEYKVQATLKSPDGASAEEAPAEETLGAPPVQPITDLAAGGGDPTQQIIAQRAVEFLEETTRLMGLTTDVVVVAQEPGEVSVEIRGQGLGMLIGRHGATLDALQMLAAVVANSGFDHGARVVVDAEKYRERRRELLVEMAQQQADKAKESQQEVVIPDLKPFERRIIHLALKDDPEVETYSEGEGDDRCIVISPRNA